A window of Bos taurus isolate L1 Dominette 01449 registration number 42190680 breed Hereford chromosome 8, ARS-UCD2.0, whole genome shotgun sequence contains these coding sequences:
- the TXNDC8 gene encoding thioredoxin domain-containing protein 8 isoform 4 (isoform 4 is encoded by transcript variant 4) has translation MVQNIRDMDELKAFLKAAGNKLVVIEFSAKWCGPCKRIYPVFHAMSVQYRSVMFANVDVDNARELAQTYHIKAVPTFQLFKQTKKMMEMSSG, from the exons ATGGTGCAGAATATTAGAGACATG GATGAATTAAAAGCGTTTTTGAAAGCTGCTGGAAACAAACTCGTGGTAATTGAATTCTCAGCAAAATGGTGTGGGCCTTGCAAAAGGATTTATCCTGTTTTTCAT gCAATGTCTGTGCAATACCGAAGCGTCATGTTTGCTAATGTGGATGTGGACAATGCTCGG gaGTTGGCCCAAACTTACCACATCAAAGCAGTACCCACATTTCAGTTGTTCAAGCAAACCAAGAAG